A region from the Pseudomonas sp. P8_229 genome encodes:
- a CDS encoding LysR family transcriptional regulator, with protein MNNLRRLDINLLLTLDVLLAEHNVTRAAERLNLSQPSVSVHLAKLRDIFADPLLLPGPRGMRPTARADELREPLREALEALERAVAPASAFDPAQASQIWKVSATDYGESTVVLPALSGLRIQAPGTRLAVLDLMPAQLVKQAEQGVFDLALHITEDAPLDLHQRVLFTEHYVLAGRVGHPRLKRKPNREQFCALEHVMVSREGGGFFGVTDKALAEVGLARNVVLSVPHFLMVMSVLVSTDLVAMLPSRLVRGNPALQVVDAPLQVPGYEMAMFWGERSHRDPAHKWLREHLAASV; from the coding sequence ATGAATAATTTACGACGTCTGGACATCAACTTGCTGTTGACCCTAGACGTGTTATTGGCAGAACACAACGTAACCCGCGCCGCAGAGCGGTTGAACCTGTCGCAGCCGTCGGTGAGTGTGCACCTGGCCAAGCTGCGCGACATCTTTGCCGACCCGCTGTTGCTGCCCGGGCCACGGGGCATGCGGCCAACCGCGCGGGCCGATGAATTGCGCGAGCCGTTGCGCGAGGCGCTGGAAGCACTGGAACGGGCGGTGGCGCCGGCCAGTGCGTTCGATCCGGCGCAGGCCAGCCAGATCTGGAAAGTCTCGGCGACCGATTACGGTGAATCGACGGTGGTGCTGCCGGCCCTCAGCGGTCTGCGCATTCAGGCACCGGGCACGCGGCTGGCGGTGCTCGACCTGATGCCGGCGCAGTTGGTCAAGCAGGCGGAGCAGGGCGTGTTCGACCTGGCGTTGCACATCACCGAAGACGCGCCGCTGGATCTGCATCAACGGGTGCTGTTCACCGAGCACTACGTATTGGCCGGTCGCGTCGGCCATCCGCGCTTGAAGCGCAAGCCGAACCGCGAACAGTTCTGCGCACTGGAACACGTGATGGTGTCGCGCGAGGGCGGGGGCTTTTTTGGCGTGACCGACAAGGCTCTGGCCGAGGTCGGCCTGGCGCGCAACGTGGTGCTGTCGGTGCCACATTTTCTGATGGTGATGTCGGTGCTGGTCAGCACGGATCTGGTGGCGATGCTGCCGTCACGGCTGGTGCGCGGCAACCCGGCGTTGCAGGTGGTCGACGCACCACTGCAGGTGCCGGGCTACGAAATGGCGATGTTCTGGGGCGAACGCTCGCACCGCGATCCGGCACACAAGTGGTTGCGTGAACATCTGGCGGCGTCGGTCTAG
- a CDS encoding TolC family protein codes for MPATTALLTRPGHLLLLGALSLSGCVRLGPDFQPPGEAWSKQWNSTALEQASERADQPDLRQWWQVFADPVLDRLIAEADAHNSSLKIAGLRVLEARAQLGIAESGRYPQVQQVGVDSLYVDRHQAGGNNPQNHQFWRHSAAFDVGWELDFWGRFSRAIESSDASYFAAQANYEDALVLLRAQVADTYFLLRTTEARLRVARENAAQQKRNFEITEKLFNSGQTAELDLQQAKTQYLGTLSSLPAFEDQLLRTRNALAVLVGQPPGGAALLAEQAGLIPLVDRAVLQDVPANLLLRRPDVRAAELNVAAQSALVGVAETDLYPSLTLLGSIVWSTDTLSATPRSLDLIGGPSLRWNIFDYGRIRNNIRVQDARLQQLIEAYRDKVRQAAREADDAASGLSKALERERILREAEGAARRSLVLANTQYREGYSDFQRVLDAQRALLELQDNYLVSRSDAVSNLIALYKALGGGWQNSAPPIDEPTRQQMQQRTNWGDLLNAPPAPAAYPLPSQVSRHD; via the coding sequence ATGCCTGCCACCACCGCCCTGCTGACACGGCCCGGCCACTTGTTGTTGCTTGGCGCCTTGAGTTTGAGCGGTTGCGTACGCCTGGGACCGGATTTCCAGCCGCCGGGCGAAGCCTGGAGCAAGCAATGGAACAGCACGGCGCTGGAGCAGGCCAGCGAACGGGCCGATCAGCCGGACCTGCGCCAGTGGTGGCAAGTGTTCGCCGACCCGGTGCTCGACCGCCTGATCGCCGAAGCCGATGCACACAACAGCAGCCTGAAAATCGCCGGGTTGCGGGTGCTCGAAGCCCGCGCACAATTGGGCATCGCCGAAAGCGGCCGCTACCCGCAAGTACAGCAGGTCGGCGTCGACAGCCTCTACGTCGATCGCCATCAGGCCGGCGGCAACAACCCGCAGAATCATCAATTCTGGCGACACAGCGCGGCGTTCGATGTCGGCTGGGAGCTGGATTTCTGGGGCCGCTTCAGCCGCGCCATTGAATCGTCCGATGCCAGTTACTTCGCCGCCCAGGCCAACTACGAAGACGCGCTGGTGTTGCTGCGCGCGCAAGTCGCCGACACCTATTTTCTGCTGCGCACCACCGAAGCACGGCTGCGGGTCGCCCGGGAAAACGCCGCCCAGCAGAAACGCAATTTCGAGATCACCGAAAAACTCTTCAACAGCGGCCAGACCGCCGAACTCGACCTGCAACAGGCGAAAACCCAGTACCTGGGCACGCTGAGCAGCCTCCCGGCGTTCGAAGATCAGCTGCTGCGCACCCGTAACGCGCTGGCGGTGCTGGTCGGTCAGCCACCCGGTGGCGCGGCGCTGCTGGCTGAGCAAGCGGGGCTGATTCCACTGGTTGATCGCGCGGTGCTGCAGGACGTCCCGGCGAACCTGCTGCTGCGCCGCCCGGATGTGCGGGCGGCAGAACTGAACGTGGCTGCGCAATCGGCGCTGGTCGGGGTCGCCGAAACCGATCTGTACCCGTCGCTGACTTTACTGGGCAGCATCGTCTGGTCCACCGACACCCTCAGCGCCACCCCGCGCAGCCTCGACCTGATTGGCGGCCCGAGCCTGCGCTGGAACATCTTTGATTACGGGCGTATCCGCAACAATATCCGGGTGCAGGACGCGCGCCTGCAGCAACTGATCGAAGCCTATCGCGACAAGGTGCGCCAGGCCGCGCGCGAGGCCGACGATGCCGCCAGCGGCCTGAGCAAAGCGCTGGAGCGCGAGCGTATTCTGCGCGAGGCCGAAGGTGCGGCGCGACGCTCACTGGTGCTGGCCAACACACAATACCGCGAAGGTTATTCGGACTTTCAACGGGTGCTCGACGCCCAGCGTGCGCTGCTGGAACTGCAAGACAACTATCTGGTCAGCCGCAGCGATGCGGTGAGCAACCTGATCGCCCTGTACAAAGCCCTCGGTGGCGGCTGGCAAAACAGCGCACCGCCGATCGACGAGCCCACCCGGCAACAGATGCAGCAGCGCACCAACTGGGGCGACTTGCTCAACGCACCGCCCGCCCCAGCGGCGTATCCCCTCCCATCGCAGGTAAGCCGCCATGACTGA
- the fdhD gene encoding formate dehydrogenase accessory sulfurtransferase FdhD: MLCQVDPTVEPGDANAPAPQPSQVAFREYLPHAPLSHAALASEIALAISFNGLSQAVMMVSPGNLEDFIRGFSLSNAIIDSVDEIYDIRLSHFDQACQADVQISSRAFWALKDHRRQMAGSSGCGICGVEALEQALPQLQILQPCALPPAAHFDGIRQRIEQAQQLARSSGALHAALYFDASGEALLCREDIGRHNALDKLIGAMQIAEVDARQGFVVVTSRCSLELIHKAVRARLGTLVSLSAPTALTVRWALKHRLNLIHVPHRNAPRIYSPIQELTQ, from the coding sequence ATGCTGTGCCAAGTTGATCCAACAGTCGAACCGGGCGATGCCAACGCCCCCGCGCCGCAACCGTCACAAGTGGCGTTTCGCGAATACCTGCCGCACGCCCCGCTCTCGCACGCCGCCCTGGCCTCGGAAATCGCCCTGGCGATCTCCTTCAACGGCCTGAGCCAGGCAGTGATGATGGTCTCGCCCGGCAACCTCGAAGATTTCATCCGTGGCTTCAGCCTGAGCAACGCGATCATCGACAGTGTCGACGAGATCTACGACATCCGCCTGAGCCATTTCGATCAGGCCTGCCAGGCTGACGTGCAGATTTCCAGTCGCGCCTTCTGGGCGCTGAAAGACCACCGTCGACAAATGGCCGGCAGCAGCGGCTGCGGCATCTGTGGTGTCGAAGCGCTGGAGCAGGCGTTGCCGCAACTGCAGATTCTGCAACCCTGCGCACTGCCGCCGGCTGCGCATTTCGACGGCATCCGCCAACGCATCGAACAGGCCCAGCAACTGGCCCGCAGCAGCGGCGCCCTGCACGCGGCGCTGTACTTCGATGCCAGCGGTGAGGCGCTGCTGTGCCGTGAAGACATCGGCCGGCACAACGCCCTCGACAAGCTGATCGGTGCAATGCAAATCGCCGAGGTCGATGCGCGCCAGGGCTTTGTGGTGGTCACCAGTCGTTGCAGCCTTGAACTGATCCACAAAGCGGTGCGCGCCCGCCTCGGCACCCTTGTCAGCCTGTCCGCCCCGACGGCGTTGACCGTGCGCTGGGCGCTCAAGCACAGGCTCAATCTGATCCACGTCCCGCACCGCAACGCCCCCCGAATCTACAGCCCGATCCAGGAGCTAACGCAATGA
- a CDS encoding FAD-binding oxidoreductase: MTERCNSYYTATLNQDTDYPTLQGRHQVDVVIIGGGFTGVATAVELAEKGLKVAIVESHKIGWGATGRNGGQVTGSLSGDGAMRKQMRPKLGDEVDDFIWHLRWRGHEIIQQRVEKYGIQCDLKHGHLHAAYKPSHMDGLRQDYEEAVRRGMADEVSLLDRSQVRDLLQSDLYHGAIRNTRNMHLHPLNLCIGEARAAESLGALIFENSEVLEIIHGTAPHKSPGVRTAHGQIDARQVMLAGDVYHKLEPGQLKGKIFPAMGGIVTTAPLGDLARQINPEDLAVYDCRFVLDYYRLTADGRLLFGGGANYSGKDSRDIAAELRPCIEQTFPALRGVKIDYQWSCAMGIVINRIPQLGKLSDNVWYCQGYSGHGIATTHIMGEIMSRAITGQMEQFDTFAACQHIRVPMGDLLGNPLLAAGMWYYQMLEKLR, encoded by the coding sequence ATGACCGAACGCTGCAATTCCTACTACACCGCCACGCTCAACCAGGACACCGACTACCCGACCCTGCAAGGCCGCCACCAGGTCGATGTGGTGATCATCGGCGGCGGTTTCACCGGTGTTGCCACCGCCGTCGAACTCGCCGAAAAGGGCCTGAAAGTCGCCATCGTCGAGAGCCATAAAATCGGCTGGGGCGCCACCGGGCGCAATGGCGGGCAAGTCACCGGCAGCCTCTCCGGCGACGGCGCGATGCGCAAACAGATGCGCCCGAAACTCGGCGATGAAGTCGACGATTTCATCTGGCACCTGCGCTGGCGCGGACACGAAATCATCCAGCAGCGCGTCGAGAAATATGGCATCCAGTGCGACCTCAAGCACGGCCATCTGCACGCAGCCTACAAACCGAGTCACATGGACGGTTTGCGCCAGGATTACGAAGAAGCCGTGCGCCGTGGGATGGCCGACGAGGTCAGCCTGCTCGACCGCAGTCAGGTGCGCGATCTGCTGCAAAGCGACCTCTACCACGGCGCAATCAGGAACACCCGCAACATGCACCTGCACCCGCTCAACCTGTGCATTGGCGAGGCGCGGGCGGCGGAAAGTCTGGGGGCGCTGATCTTCGAAAACAGTGAAGTACTGGAGATCATTCACGGCACGGCTCCTCACAAAAGCCCTGGCGTCAGAACCGCCCACGGCCAGATCGATGCCAGGCAGGTGATGCTCGCCGGTGACGTCTATCACAAGCTTGAACCGGGTCAGCTCAAGGGCAAGATTTTCCCGGCCATGGGCGGCATTGTCACCACCGCGCCGCTGGGAGACCTGGCGCGGCAGATCAACCCCGAGGACCTGGCGGTGTACGACTGCCGCTTCGTCCTCGATTACTACCGCCTCACGGCCGACGGTCGGCTGCTGTTCGGCGGCGGCGCCAACTACAGCGGCAAGGATTCGCGGGACATCGCCGCCGAGCTGCGCCCGTGCATCGAGCAGACGTTCCCGGCGCTCAGAGGGGTGAAAATCGATTACCAGTGGAGCTGCGCGATGGGCATCGTGATCAACCGCATCCCGCAACTGGGCAAGCTCTCGGACAACGTCTGGTATTGCCAGGGCTACTCGGGACACGGCATCGCGACGACGCACATCATGGGCGAAATCATGAGCCGGGCGATCACCGGGCAGATGGAACAGTTCGACACCTTTGCCGCGTGCCAGCATATTCGCGTGCCAATGGGGGATTTGCTGGGCAACCCGCTGTTGGCGGCGGGGATGTGGTATTACCAGATGCTCGAAAAACTGCGTTGA
- the moaC gene encoding cyclic pyranopterin monophosphate synthase MoaC, with translation MSNTLTHLDDQGRANMVDVSDKAPTRREATAQAWVQMRPETLQMIQANGHPKGDVFAVARIAGIQAAKRTHELIPLCHALLLSSIHVELKACEPDRVQITSTCRLTGQTGVELEALTAASVAALTIYDMCKAVDRAMVIGDIRLLSKQGGRSGHFQWEDVQ, from the coding sequence ATGAGCAACACCCTCACCCACCTCGACGATCAGGGCCGCGCCAACATGGTCGACGTCAGCGACAAAGCACCGACCCGCCGCGAAGCCACCGCGCAAGCCTGGGTGCAGATGCGCCCGGAAACGCTGCAGATGATCCAGGCCAACGGTCACCCCAAGGGCGATGTGTTTGCCGTGGCGCGGATCGCCGGGATTCAAGCGGCCAAGCGCACCCACGAGCTGATCCCGCTGTGCCACGCGCTGTTGCTCAGTTCGATTCACGTCGAACTCAAGGCCTGCGAACCGGACCGCGTGCAAATCACCAGCACCTGCCGCCTCACCGGCCAGACCGGGGTCGAACTCGAAGCCCTGACCGCCGCCAGCGTCGCGGCACTGACCATTTACGACATGTGCAAGGCTGTGGACCGGGCGATGGTCATCGGCGACATCCGCCTGCTCAGCAAACAGGGCGGTCGCTCCGGGCACTTTCAATGGGAGGACGTGCAATGA
- a CDS encoding MoaD/ThiS family protein → MILINYFASYRDRLNLGGEKIPLTNDLTSIEDVRQMLMARGEEWREVLGAGNLMCALNQELCQPSAAIEDFDEIAFFPPVTGG, encoded by the coding sequence ATGATCCTGATCAACTACTTCGCCAGCTACCGTGATCGCCTCAATCTGGGCGGCGAAAAAATCCCCCTGACCAACGACCTGACCAGCATCGAGGACGTGCGGCAGATGCTCATGGCCCGTGGTGAGGAATGGCGCGAAGTCCTCGGCGCCGGCAACCTGATGTGTGCGTTGAATCAGGAGCTGTGCCAACCGAGCGCAGCCATCGAAGACTTCGACGAGATCGCGTTTTTTCCACCGGTCACCGGGGGCTGA
- a CDS encoding glutamine synthetase family protein, protein MKFAAIEDARLFLEQNPDIDMIELFILDANGVPRGKLLHREELLAVYESGRPLPSTILGLTVQGEDVENSGLVWDVGDIDCRAYPLEGSLVRLPWRQIPTAAVQVSMHPTEGMPASIADPRHLLIKVIDGLKAEGYHPVMACELEFYLLDAKRDHNGRPQPALDADGGRPRHTQVYGLRELEQIEPFLADLYQACKLHGIPARTAISEYAPGQVEITLEHGDALQAMDQAVRYKRLVKAVAHKHGMQATFMAKPFDDLAGTGMHMHVSLADGAGHNLFASQDPAGTPLLRTAIGGMLASLLDTLLLFCPNANSYRRFQANSYAPLAPTWGVDNRTVSLRVPGGPANTRHIEHRICGADANPYLAAAAILAGIHRGIREDLDPGAPVEGNGYAQAKELLPTDWLTSLRALENSVWARDALGQAFLGVYLAVKRAEYRQFMAEVGEQDWRWYLTEA, encoded by the coding sequence ATGAAATTCGCAGCCATCGAAGACGCACGCCTGTTCCTTGAACAGAACCCCGATATCGACATGATCGAGCTGTTCATCCTCGACGCCAACGGCGTGCCGCGCGGCAAGCTGTTGCACCGCGAAGAACTGCTGGCGGTGTATGAAAGTGGTCGCCCGTTACCCAGCACCATCCTCGGCCTGACCGTACAGGGTGAGGACGTGGAGAACTCCGGTCTGGTGTGGGACGTCGGCGACATCGACTGCCGCGCCTACCCGCTCGAAGGCAGTCTGGTGCGTCTGCCATGGCGACAGATTCCGACCGCTGCGGTGCAGGTCAGCATGCATCCGACCGAGGGCATGCCGGCGAGCATCGCCGACCCGCGTCACCTGCTGATCAAGGTGATCGACGGCCTCAAAGCCGAGGGTTATCACCCGGTCATGGCCTGCGAGCTGGAGTTCTATCTGCTCGACGCCAAACGCGATCACAACGGCCGACCGCAACCGGCGCTGGACGCCGACGGTGGCCGACCGCGACACACCCAGGTCTACGGCTTGCGTGAACTGGAGCAGATCGAACCGTTCCTCGCCGACCTCTACCAGGCCTGCAAACTGCACGGTATTCCGGCGCGCACGGCGATCTCCGAATACGCCCCGGGGCAGGTGGAAATCACCCTCGAACACGGCGATGCACTGCAGGCGATGGATCAGGCGGTACGCTACAAACGTCTGGTCAAAGCCGTGGCGCACAAACACGGCATGCAGGCGACGTTCATGGCCAAGCCGTTCGATGACCTGGCCGGCACCGGTATGCACATGCACGTCAGCCTCGCCGATGGTGCTGGGCACAACCTGTTCGCCTCGCAAGATCCGGCCGGCACCCCGCTGCTGCGCACCGCGATAGGCGGCATGCTCGCCTCCCTGCTCGATACGCTGCTGCTGTTCTGCCCCAACGCCAACTCGTACCGCCGGTTCCAGGCCAACAGCTACGCGCCATTGGCGCCGACCTGGGGCGTCGACAATCGCACCGTCAGCCTGCGTGTTCCTGGCGGCCCGGCCAACACCCGGCACATCGAACACCGCATCTGCGGCGCCGATGCCAACCCGTATCTGGCGGCAGCAGCGATCCTCGCCGGCATCCATCGCGGCATTCGTGAAGACCTTGATCCGGGGGCGCCGGTTGAAGGCAATGGCTACGCGCAGGCGAAGGAATTGTTACCGACTGATTGGCTGACGTCGCTGCGGGCACTGGAGAATTCGGTGTGGGCGCGGGATGCCCTAGGGCAAGCATTTCTCGGGGTGTATCTGGCGGTGAAACGGGCCGAGTACCGGCAGTTCATGGCCGAGGTGGGTGAGCAGGACTGGCGCTGGTACCTGACCGAAGCCTGA
- a CDS encoding DeoR/GlpR family DNA-binding transcription regulator, with amino-acid sequence MHDHSVTELPSLRRQKILLILERDGKVMASELSQHFAVSEDTIRRDLAELDHAGLVQRVHGGALPRPKDTGKDYFTRLEESDEVKVRLAQVAAQKVEDGQIVLFDSGSTTLQVARSMRADIQITAVTAAPMTAIALSEYKGVKVILAGGQLNPRTMSAGGHEAVRMLAGIKADLAFTGVCAIHPEVGITSLHFDEVPVKQALLDSATRVIAVTTADKLGAVEPFVVASCARLHTLITERHVASGSVEDYRRLGIVVEQLPD; translated from the coding sequence ATGCACGATCATTCGGTCACCGAACTGCCGTCCCTGCGTCGGCAGAAAATCCTCCTGATCCTTGAACGCGACGGCAAGGTCATGGCTTCGGAGTTGAGCCAGCATTTTGCCGTGTCCGAAGACACCATTCGCCGCGATCTCGCCGAACTGGACCACGCGGGCTTGGTGCAGCGGGTGCACGGCGGGGCGCTGCCGCGACCCAAGGACACCGGCAAGGACTACTTCACCCGCCTGGAGGAGAGCGACGAGGTGAAGGTGCGTCTGGCGCAGGTGGCGGCGCAAAAGGTCGAGGACGGCCAGATTGTGCTGTTCGATTCCGGCTCGACCACGTTGCAGGTCGCGCGCTCGATGCGCGCGGATATCCAGATCACGGCGGTGACGGCGGCGCCGATGACGGCCATTGCCTTGTCCGAGTACAAGGGCGTGAAGGTGATTCTGGCCGGCGGGCAACTGAACCCGCGCACGATGTCGGCCGGCGGGCATGAGGCGGTGCGCATGCTGGCCGGGATCAAGGCGGATCTGGCGTTTACCGGGGTCTGCGCGATTCACCCGGAGGTGGGCATCACCTCGCTGCATTTCGATGAAGTGCCGGTCAAACAGGCTTTGCTCGACAGTGCGACGCGGGTGATTGCAGTGACCACGGCGGACAAGTTGGGGGCGGTGGAGCCGTTTGTGGTGGCTTCTTGTGCTCGTCTGCATACGCTGATTACCGAACGGCATGTGGCGTCGGGCAGTGTCGAGGATTATCGGCGGTTGGGGATTGTGGTGGAGCAGTTGCCGGACTGA
- a CDS encoding NAD(P)H-dependent oxidoreductase has translation MNVLLVYAHPEPTSLNGSLKDFTVQRLQAAGHSVQVSDLYAMNWKTTLDADDAPGRDESRPFHASQDSKLAYQQGRQSADIAREQEKLLWADALILQFPLWWFTMPAILKGWVERVYAYGFAYGVGEHSDSRWGERYGEGKMKGKRAMLVVTTGGWDSHYGSRGINGPIDDLLFPIQHGVLFYPGFEVVPPFLVYRASRMDEARFAETCEALGTRLDELWSTRPIAYRQQNGGEYQIPALTLKDDIAPGEEGFTVHLR, from the coding sequence ATGAATGTGCTACTGGTCTACGCCCACCCCGAACCCACCTCGCTCAACGGCTCGCTCAAGGACTTCACCGTCCAGCGCCTGCAGGCCGCCGGTCACTCCGTGCAGGTCTCCGACCTGTACGCGATGAACTGGAAGACCACCCTCGACGCCGACGACGCCCCCGGTCGCGACGAGAGTCGACCGTTCCACGCCTCGCAGGATTCGAAACTGGCTTACCAGCAGGGCCGGCAGTCCGCCGACATTGCCCGCGAGCAGGAAAAACTGCTGTGGGCCGACGCGCTGATCCTGCAGTTCCCGCTGTGGTGGTTCACCATGCCAGCAATCCTCAAGGGCTGGGTCGAACGCGTTTACGCCTACGGGTTCGCCTACGGTGTCGGCGAACATTCCGATAGCCGTTGGGGTGAGCGTTACGGCGAAGGGAAGATGAAAGGCAAGCGTGCGATGTTGGTGGTTACTACCGGAGGCTGGGATTCGCACTACGGCTCACGCGGGATCAACGGGCCGATTGATGACCTGCTGTTTCCGATTCAGCACGGCGTGCTGTTTTATCCCGGTTTCGAGGTGGTGCCGCCATTCCTGGTGTACCGCGCCAGCCGCATGGATGAAGCGCGGTTTGCCGAGACCTGCGAAGCGCTGGGCACGCGTCTGGATGAGTTGTGGAGCACGCGGCCGATTGCGTATCGGCAACAGAATGGCGGGGAATATCAGATCCCCGCTCTGACGCTCAAGGATGACATCGCCCCCGGCGAGGAAGGCTTCACCGTCCACCTGCGCTGA
- a CDS encoding transporter suffix domain-containing protein translates to MDTSQESVVPPTAANWRFKAGVAIICLMLGSWLMVPLAASLDVPGSKVAALTGVLFISNKVLLLLVIAVMGKAGFAELKRKIGGYVSGIIPTPVDQVGPMRHRIGVVMFWLPLLTAFLEPYFDNFWPGLRPNLWQMQLLGDLMFIGSFFVLGGNFWDKAHALFVRTAKVVSA, encoded by the coding sequence ATGGACACCTCACAGGAATCGGTTGTACCGCCCACCGCTGCCAACTGGCGCTTCAAGGCCGGTGTAGCAATCATCTGCCTGATGCTCGGCTCGTGGCTGATGGTACCGCTCGCGGCCAGCCTCGATGTGCCCGGCTCGAAAGTCGCCGCGCTGACCGGGGTGCTGTTCATCAGCAACAAGGTGCTGTTGCTGCTGGTGATCGCCGTGATGGGCAAGGCCGGGTTTGCCGAACTCAAGCGCAAGATCGGCGGTTACGTGTCGGGGATCATTCCGACGCCGGTCGATCAGGTCGGGCCGATGCGTCACCGGATCGGCGTGGTGATGTTCTGGCTGCCGCTGCTGACCGCGTTTCTGGAACCGTATTTCGATAACTTCTGGCCAGGATTGCGCCCCAATCTGTGGCAGATGCAACTGCTGGGTGACCTGATGTTCATCGGCAGTTTCTTCGTGCTCGGCGGCAATTTCTGGGACAAGGCGCATGCGCTGTTTGTGCGCACGGCGAAGGTAGTGTCGGCCTGA
- the chrA gene encoding chromate efflux transporter, whose amino-acid sequence MSTAPNNLPRPDPVTLRQAWRFWFKLGCIGFGGPAGQIAIMHQELVERRRWISERRFLHALNYCMLLPGPEAQQLATYIGWLLHRTWGGVIAGALFVLPSLFILIALSWVYIAFGDVPVVAGIFYGIKPAVTAIVLHAAHRIGSRALKNSWLWAIAGASFVAIFAFNLPFPLIVLGAALIGYVGGRLAPQRFDNGGQRSSAKSFGPALIDDDTPTPEHARFSLPKLWRLLLVGAALWCLPMGLLTALFGWDGTFTQMGWFFTKAALLTFGGAYAVLPYVYQGAVGHYGWLTPTQMIDGLALGETTPGPLIMVVAFVGFIGGYVQPAFGAEHAFAAGALAATLVTWFTFLPSFLFILAGGPLVESTHNELKFTAPLTAITAAVVGVILNLACFFAYHVFWPSGFAGQADVFSIGLALLAALALFVFKRGVIAVLIVCALAGLGFHLLR is encoded by the coding sequence TTGAGCACAGCGCCCAACAACCTGCCCCGCCCCGATCCCGTCACGCTGCGCCAGGCCTGGCGCTTCTGGTTCAAGCTCGGCTGCATCGGCTTCGGCGGCCCGGCCGGGCAGATCGCGATCATGCATCAGGAACTGGTCGAACGCCGGCGCTGGATCTCCGAACGGCGTTTCCTGCATGCGCTCAACTACTGCATGTTGCTGCCCGGCCCCGAGGCCCAGCAACTGGCGACCTACATTGGCTGGCTGTTGCATCGCACCTGGGGCGGGGTGATTGCCGGAGCGCTGTTCGTGCTGCCGTCGTTGTTCATCCTGATTGCCCTGTCGTGGGTGTACATCGCGTTCGGCGACGTGCCGGTGGTGGCCGGGATCTTTTACGGAATCAAACCGGCGGTGACCGCAATTGTGTTGCACGCGGCGCATCGCATCGGCTCGCGGGCGCTGAAAAACAGTTGGCTGTGGGCCATCGCCGGAGCGTCGTTCGTGGCGATTTTTGCGTTCAACCTGCCGTTCCCGTTGATCGTGCTCGGTGCGGCGCTGATCGGTTATGTCGGCGGGCGACTGGCGCCGCAACGCTTCGACAATGGCGGCCAGCGCAGCAGCGCCAAATCCTTCGGTCCGGCGTTGATCGATGACGACACGCCAACACCTGAACATGCGCGATTCAGCCTGCCGAAGCTGTGGCGCTTGCTGTTGGTCGGCGCGGCGCTGTGGTGCTTGCCGATGGGGCTGCTGACCGCGCTGTTCGGCTGGGACGGCACGTTCACGCAAATGGGCTGGTTTTTCACCAAGGCCGCGTTGCTGACGTTTGGCGGCGCTTATGCGGTGTTGCCGTATGTCTATCAGGGCGCCGTCGGGCATTATGGCTGGCTGACGCCGACACAGATGATCGATGGCCTCGCGCTGGGCGAAACCACGCCCGGGCCGCTGATCATGGTGGTGGCGTTTGTCGGTTTCATCGGCGGTTATGTGCAACCGGCGTTCGGTGCGGAACATGCGTTCGCTGCTGGCGCACTGGCGGCGACGCTGGTGACCTGGTTCACCTTCCTGCCCTCGTTTCTGTTCATCCTCGCTGGCGGGCCGCTGGTGGAGTCGACCCACAACGAACTGAAGTTCACCGCACCGTTGACCGCGATTACCGCTGCGGTGGTCGGGGTGATTCTCAACCTGGCGTGTTTCTTCGCTTATCACGTGTTCTGGCCGAGCGGTTTTGCCGGGCAAGCGGATGTGTTTTCGATCGGGCTGGCACTGCTGGCCGCGTTGGCGCTGTTCGTTTTCAAACGCGGGGTGATTGCAGTGTTGATCGTTTGCGCCCTCGCCGGGCTGGGCTTTCACCTGCTGCGCTGA
- the moaE gene encoding molybdopterin synthase catalytic subunit MoaE, which produces MTVRVQHKSFDVGQLTADLHARNPRVGAVVNFIGYVRDMNIGQSVNELFLEHYPGMTEKALEQIAREARERWPLLGVEIVHRVGALSVSEPIVFVGVSSKHRHMAFEACAFIMDVLKTRAPFWKRESTAQGSHWVEARESDQNAALRWSLAHA; this is translated from the coding sequence ATGACGGTACGAGTCCAGCATAAAAGTTTCGATGTCGGCCAATTGACCGCCGACTTGCATGCGCGTAATCCACGGGTCGGCGCAGTGGTGAATTTCATCGGCTACGTGCGCGATATGAACATCGGCCAAAGCGTGAATGAGCTGTTCCTCGAACACTATCCAGGCATGACCGAAAAGGCCCTCGAACAGATCGCCCGAGAGGCCCGCGAGCGTTGGCCGCTGCTGGGGGTGGAGATTGTGCATCGGGTCGGCGCACTGTCTGTCAGCGAGCCGATCGTGTTCGTCGGCGTCAGCAGCAAGCACCGGCACATGGCGTTCGAAGCCTGCGCCTTCATCATGGATGTGCTCAAGACCCGTGCGCCGTTCTGGAAGCGCGAGAGCACGGCGCAGGGTTCGCATTGGGTCGAGGCGCGGGAGAGCGACCAGAATGCGGCACTGCGCTGGAGCCTGGCGCATGCCTGA